A genomic window from Desulfurococcaceae archaeon includes:
- a CDS encoding 3-methyl-2-oxobutanoate dehydrogenase subunit beta — translation MSSVEPKRRPPLPYDARGGVLPGDAACPGCPIPIALKVVSAVFGEKAILSIPACCTSVILGTYPGHSIRMSVVHVPFASAAAVASGIAQALKARNINDVYVIAWAGDGGTADIGMATLSGAAERNEDIIYIMYDNEAYMNTGIQRSSSTPRGAWTTTTPTGKVENKKDIARIMMAHGVPYVATASIGYPHDLYSKLQRAKSIEGFRFIHIHAPCPTGWRFEPQYTVRIAKLAVETGLWILYEYHNGKLVISGPSKPYIDPAKRKPVEDYIRLQGRFRAITSELISEIRKYVEDNWNWIKKLSG, via the coding sequence ATGAGTAGCGTGGAGCCTAAAAGAAGGCCGCCGCTACCTTACGATGCGAGAGGGGGTGTACTACCGGGAGATGCCGCGTGTCCGGGGTGCCCGATACCAATAGCTTTAAAGGTAGTATCAGCCGTATTCGGCGAGAAAGCAATACTATCGATACCAGCTTGTTGCACATCGGTAATTCTAGGTACGTATCCCGGACACTCTATTAGAATGAGCGTTGTTCACGTGCCTTTCGCGTCCGCAGCCGCTGTTGCATCCGGCATCGCCCAGGCCCTCAAGGCGAGGAATATAAATGACGTATACGTCATAGCGTGGGCAGGTGACGGAGGTACAGCAGATATCGGCATGGCGACCTTAAGCGGTGCAGCTGAAAGAAACGAAGACATTATCTACATAATGTACGATAACGAGGCCTACATGAATACCGGAATACAGAGGAGTTCTTCTACCCCTAGGGGCGCCTGGACTACTACCACGCCTACTGGTAAGGTGGAAAACAAGAAAGATATTGCAAGGATAATGATGGCGCACGGAGTGCCTTATGTCGCCACGGCGAGTATTGGATACCCTCATGACCTATACAGTAAACTTCAAAGAGCTAAAAGCATAGAGGGCTTTAGGTTCATACACATACACGCCCCCTGTCCCACGGGCTGGAGGTTCGAGCCGCAGTACACGGTTAGAATAGCAAAGCTAGCCGTTGAGACGGGCCTGTGGATCCTCTACGAATACCACAACGGCAAGTTAGTTATATCTGGTCCTAGCAAGCCATATATTGATCCTGCCAAAAGAAAGCCCGTTGAAGATTACATTAGGCTACAAGGTAGGTTTAGGGCGATTACCAGCG